From a region of the uncultured Draconibacterium sp. genome:
- a CDS encoding PadR family transcriptional regulator: protein MKLENTKAQMRKGVLEYCILLVCKQEPVYAVNVIKGLRDANMIVVEGTVYPLLTRLKNDGLLSYRWEESTQGPPRKYYELTEKGRDVLQELEDSWGELVNAVGRVKTNRA, encoded by the coding sequence ATGAAATTAGAGAATACAAAAGCACAAATGAGAAAAGGGGTTTTGGAATACTGTATCTTACTTGTATGTAAACAAGAACCGGTGTATGCAGTGAATGTTATCAAAGGTTTACGTGATGCCAATATGATAGTAGTGGAAGGTACTGTTTATCCGTTACTTACCCGGCTAAAGAATGACGGTTTATTATCCTACCGCTGGGAAGAATCTACCCAGGGACCACCTCGAAAATATTATGAACTTACCGAAAAAGGTAGAGACGTTTTACAAGAGCTGGAAGACTCATGGGGTGAATTAGTTAACGCTGTTGGAAGAGTCAAAACAAACAGGGCATAA
- a CDS encoding tryptophanase, translated as MANIKYFLGEELPLEMHKVRMVQRLDLVPVERRLKAIEEAGNNTFLLYNKDIYLDMLTDSGVNAMSDRQTAAMFTVDDSYAGSATFTRLKDKLFEIFGKEYFLPVHQGRACENLLSLAFVRKDTYIPMNYHFTTTKAHIMINGGKVLELYLPDALDSVSSKPFKGNIDLEKLQKLIDDEGADKISFIRIEAGTNLIGGQPVALDNFIETGKIAKKYKIPFVVDASLWADNLHFIKTRDEKYKNHSTREITRILSDSADIIYFSARKLGHVRGGGIVTNDEEVYKKLLEMLPLYEGFSTYGGMSTREMEAMAVGLDETMDEEMINQGPIFIKYMIDQLVKLGIPVITPPGGLGAHLDAMAFLDHVPQKEYRAGSLAAALYIASGVRGMERGTISEEREEDGSDHFAAVELLRLALPRRVFTLSQVKYTIDRIAWLYENRKLIGGLEFYEEPKVLRFFFGKLQPTSDWQEKLVEKFKADFGDSL; from the coding sequence ATGGCAAATATTAAGTATTTTTTAGGCGAAGAGCTTCCGTTGGAGATGCATAAAGTTCGAATGGTTCAACGCCTTGATTTAGTTCCGGTTGAAAGAAGGCTTAAAGCTATTGAGGAGGCCGGCAATAATACATTTCTCCTCTACAATAAAGATATTTACCTTGATATGCTGACTGACAGTGGCGTAAATGCCATGAGTGACAGACAAACAGCTGCAATGTTTACCGTTGACGATAGCTATGCAGGTTCAGCAACATTCACCCGGTTAAAAGACAAGTTGTTCGAGATTTTCGGAAAGGAATATTTTTTACCGGTTCATCAGGGACGTGCCTGCGAAAATCTGCTGTCACTGGCGTTTGTTCGAAAAGACACCTACATTCCGATGAACTACCACTTTACCACAACAAAAGCTCATATAATGATAAACGGTGGTAAAGTTCTGGAATTGTACTTACCTGACGCTTTGGATTCTGTCAGTTCAAAGCCCTTTAAAGGGAATATAGATCTGGAGAAATTACAAAAACTAATCGACGACGAGGGGGCCGATAAAATTTCATTTATTCGGATTGAAGCCGGCACCAACCTTATTGGAGGACAACCTGTTGCTTTAGATAATTTTATAGAAACTGGTAAAATTGCAAAAAAATACAAGATCCCGTTTGTTGTAGATGCCAGTTTATGGGCCGACAACCTGCATTTTATTAAAACCCGCGATGAGAAGTATAAAAACCACTCAACTCGGGAGATTACACGAATTTTATCAGATTCTGCCGACATTATCTATTTCTCGGCGCGTAAATTAGGACACGTTCGAGGTGGCGGAATTGTTACCAACGATGAAGAAGTCTATAAAAAGCTTTTGGAGATGCTTCCTCTTTACGAAGGATTTTCAACCTATGGAGGTATGTCGACACGAGAAATGGAAGCCATGGCCGTTGGTTTAGACGAAACCATGGATGAAGAAATGATTAACCAGGGGCCTATTTTCATTAAATATATGATTGATCAACTTGTTAAACTTGGCATACCTGTAATAACGCCTCCCGGAGGTTTGGGAGCCCACCTTGATGCCATGGCTTTTCTTGATCATGTGCCACAAAAGGAATACAGGGCAGGTTCGTTAGCTGCTGCTTTATACATTGCTAGTGGAGTTCGGGGAATGGAAAGAGGTACAATTTCGGAGGAAAGAGAAGAAGATGGCAGCGACCATTTTGCAGCAGTTGAGCTTTTAAGGCTTGCTCTTCCTCGTCGTGTTTTCACCTTATCGCAGGTAAAATATACCATCGACAGAATTGCCTGGCTTTACGAGAACAGAAAGCTTATTGGCGGACTTGAATTTTATGAAGAACCAAAAGTATTGAGGTTTTTCTTTGGTAAGCTACAACCAACCTCCGACTGGCAGGAAAAGCTTGTGGAGAAATTTAAAGCCGATTTTGGCGATAGTCTGTAG
- a CDS encoding ABC transporter permease: MIKNILKTAIRHIFKYFGYSFLNIIGLTLGITSSLFLIIYVADELSYDNYHEKADRIYRVSSTITEPDDQFTWIVAQIPFGPQVEQDYPEVESFVRFINMPRQLYKYEDNEYNEDNFFYADSTLFSIFNYNVIEGDAIAAVSEPNKIALTKKVALKYFGNTNAIGKTLTAGANSYEVVAILENVPSNSHFRFDAIAARNNLPKQLGSWGNFGVFTYLLLPDNIDVKAFETKLDEMYDNYMKSIFGAMNITIKYSLESLKDIHLYSTNASEPEPTGSITYVYIFGIVAFFLVLIAAMNYMNLATARSAKRAKEVGLRKVAGTSRGPLLFQFLAESVFLTLVSLLFSIVLVIILLHQFNIVAGKSFDLSILISPIFLAALFSIVLIIGILGGCYPAFYLSRFNPSAVLKGEVTQGASGSSFRKVLVVIQFSISVIMIICTLVVYNQLNFLKTMDQGFDQENVISLRLDGEMINKYPVLKTSLLNHPGIKYVSSTNTPIGEGSGKLVFNVETNQGMMEKGVNFSVVDHDFIDALGIKISEGRNFRQDMRSDTLQAVIVNETFVKRMAWSKALGKKIQLGQNAGALNARVVGVMADYHQTGMYNETESLLLAYRINNNIVYIKINEDETDKTLSHIETQWNEVFPDKPFEYTFLEERFNNQFEADEKRGVIFTLFTILAIIIACLGLFGLVSYMVEQRTKEIGVRKTFGANEISILELIIKYFLKLALIAIIIALPIAYYFMSRWLENYVYRTKISIYLLIIAALSTVLISIITISFKAYQAANLNPAESVKMRS, encoded by the coding sequence ATGATAAAAAATATTTTAAAAACGGCGATCAGACATATTTTTAAGTATTTTGGATACAGCTTTTTAAATATTATTGGTCTTACTCTGGGGATTACAAGCTCGCTCTTTTTGATAATTTATGTTGCCGACGAACTTAGTTACGATAATTATCACGAAAAAGCTGATCGTATTTATCGTGTTTCATCAACAATAACAGAACCCGATGACCAATTTACATGGATTGTTGCCCAGATTCCGTTTGGACCCCAGGTTGAACAAGATTATCCCGAAGTTGAGTCTTTTGTGCGATTTATTAATATGCCCCGTCAATTGTATAAATATGAAGATAATGAATATAACGAGGATAATTTCTTTTATGCAGACTCAACACTTTTTAGTATTTTCAATTATAATGTAATCGAGGGAGATGCAATAGCTGCTGTGTCGGAACCCAATAAAATAGCACTTACTAAAAAAGTAGCGCTAAAATATTTTGGGAATACTAATGCCATCGGGAAAACATTAACTGCCGGAGCTAATTCTTATGAGGTTGTGGCAATACTTGAAAATGTTCCGTCCAATTCTCATTTTCGTTTTGATGCTATTGCGGCCCGAAACAATCTACCAAAACAATTAGGCAGTTGGGGGAATTTTGGCGTTTTTACCTATTTGTTATTGCCTGATAATATTGACGTAAAAGCATTTGAGACGAAACTTGACGAGATGTACGATAATTATATGAAGTCGATATTTGGAGCAATGAATATTACCATAAAATATAGTTTAGAGTCATTAAAAGATATCCATCTATATTCAACAAATGCCAGCGAACCAGAACCAACCGGAAGCATAACTTATGTATATATTTTTGGGATAGTGGCGTTTTTTCTGGTATTAATTGCGGCAATGAATTATATGAACCTGGCAACGGCACGGTCGGCCAAAAGAGCGAAAGAAGTTGGTTTAAGAAAAGTAGCAGGAACGAGTAGGGGACCACTACTTTTTCAGTTTCTTGCAGAATCTGTTTTTCTCACTTTGGTTTCACTTCTTTTTAGTATTGTTCTTGTTATTATTCTATTGCACCAGTTCAATATTGTTGCAGGTAAATCATTCGATCTTAGTATTCTTATAAGTCCGATATTTTTAGCTGCTCTTTTTAGTATTGTTTTAATTATTGGTATTCTTGGCGGGTGTTATCCTGCATTTTATTTATCTCGATTCAACCCTAGCGCTGTACTTAAGGGCGAAGTAACTCAGGGAGCTTCAGGTAGTTCTTTCCGAAAAGTTTTGGTGGTTATTCAATTCTCCATTTCTGTGATAATGATTATTTGCACCTTGGTTGTCTATAATCAATTGAATTTCTTAAAAACAATGGATCAGGGGTTCGACCAGGAGAATGTAATTAGCTTAAGATTGGACGGAGAAATGATAAATAAATACCCCGTTTTAAAAACATCATTACTAAATCATCCGGGGATTAAATATGTTAGTTCAACAAATACACCTATTGGTGAGGGATCGGGTAAATTAGTATTCAATGTTGAAACTAACCAGGGAATGATGGAAAAGGGAGTAAACTTTAGTGTTGTTGACCACGATTTTATCGATGCGCTTGGAATTAAAATTTCTGAAGGAAGAAACTTTAGACAGGATATGCGATCGGATACACTTCAAGCTGTTATTGTTAATGAAACCTTTGTTAAACGTATGGCCTGGAGCAAAGCACTTGGAAAAAAAATACAGTTGGGACAAAATGCAGGTGCTTTAAATGCAAGAGTTGTTGGTGTTATGGCAGATTACCATCAAACCGGTATGTATAATGAAACAGAATCGCTGCTTCTTGCCTACCGAATTAATAACAACATCGTATACATAAAAATTAATGAAGACGAAACAGATAAAACACTTAGCCATATCGAGACTCAATGGAATGAGGTGTTTCCTGATAAGCCGTTTGAATATACTTTTTTAGAAGAAAGGTTCAATAATCAGTTTGAAGCAGACGAAAAGAGGGGCGTTATTTTTACTTTATTTACTATTCTCGCCATAATAATAGCATGTTTGGGGCTTTTTGGCTTGGTATCGTATATGGTTGAACAAAGAACAAAGGAAATTGGAGTAAGAAAGACATTTGGTGCAAATGAAATTTCAATTTTGGAACTAATTATTAAGTATTTCCTGAAGCTTGCACTTATTGCGATTATTATAGCATTACCAATCGCCTATTACTTTATGAGTAGATGGTTGGAAAACTATGTGTACAGAACAAAAATTAGCATTTATCTTTTGATTATTGCCGCATTATCAACCGTTCTCATTTCTATAATAACCATAAGTTTCAAAGCGTATCAGGCTGCCAATCTTAATCCTGCTGAGTCAGTAAAAATGAGATCGTAA
- a CDS encoding superoxide dismutase [Ni] gives MKKITKLFSSALILGIIALSSFQAKAHCEIPCGIYGDSVRIALLYEHIETIEKSMNQINELSKSENPDYNQLVRWVMNKEEHAKEMQEIVSQYFLHQRVKITSSADEAAYRKYVKQLELLHHISVFAMKSKQSTDISIIDTLREKLHLFEHAYFGDDH, from the coding sequence ATGAAAAAAATTACAAAACTTTTTTCCTCTGCCTTAATCTTAGGCATTATAGCACTTTCAAGTTTTCAGGCAAAGGCACATTGCGAAATTCCTTGTGGAATTTATGGCGACTCGGTTCGCATTGCCCTGTTATACGAGCACATTGAAACCATTGAAAAATCGATGAACCAGATCAACGAACTATCGAAATCGGAAAATCCTGATTACAATCAGTTGGTTCGTTGGGTAATGAACAAAGAAGAGCATGCTAAAGAAATGCAGGAAATTGTTAGCCAGTATTTTTTGCACCAACGTGTAAAAATAACCTCATCGGCCGACGAGGCAGCATACAGAAAGTATGTAAAACAACTGGAACTGTTACACCACATTTCGGTATTTGCGATGAAGAGCAAACAAAGCACCGATATAAGTATTATTGATACACTTCGCGAAAAGCTTCACCTTTTTGAGCATGCCTATTTTGGCGACGATCATTAA
- a CDS encoding leucyl aminopeptidase family protein: MIPKISITAKITEERSLACLCTDLKEINSIELTEKEKSFLQKKLEKEDTCTITHIPNLLFFGKIKTNKEPYQQSELARVAGTKLYDALKLAGETSVQITSFCEAGFFPEFLEGLLLNTYTFEKYKKEKETFQIENIVIVDEKITNEEIDEIVNTTKATFVARDLVNEPLSFLTASQFSKEIEKLSVEAGFSLEVFHKKKIEALKMGGLLAVNKGSIDPPTFNILEWKPENATNKQAIVLVGKGVVYDTGGLSLKPTPNSMDYMKSDMGGAAGIVAAIYAAALNKLPLHIVGLVPATDNRPDGNAYVPGDIIKMFDGTTVEIKNTDAEGRLILADALSYAKKYQPQLVIDCATLTGSADIIAGPHAAVVMGNTAEKVEQLKKSGFNIYERLIEVPLWEEYGAPLKSPIADLNNLGTREGQTTIAGKFLEHFTDYNWIHVDMAGPAFRKEKDAYRPAGGTGFGTRLLYDFLKLQTQ, encoded by the coding sequence ATGATCCCAAAAATATCCATTACAGCCAAAATAACGGAAGAGCGTTCTTTAGCCTGTTTATGTACCGATTTAAAAGAAATTAATTCGATCGAACTCACCGAAAAAGAAAAATCTTTCCTGCAAAAGAAGTTAGAAAAGGAAGATACTTGCACAATTACACACATTCCGAACCTCCTGTTTTTTGGCAAGATAAAAACCAACAAAGAACCATACCAGCAATCGGAACTGGCAAGAGTAGCCGGAACAAAACTTTACGATGCCCTGAAATTAGCGGGTGAAACTTCCGTGCAGATCACTAGTTTTTGCGAAGCAGGGTTTTTTCCTGAATTTTTAGAAGGATTGTTGCTTAACACCTACACTTTCGAGAAATACAAAAAGGAAAAAGAAACATTCCAAATTGAAAATATTGTGATCGTTGATGAGAAGATCACTAATGAGGAAATCGATGAGATTGTAAATACAACAAAGGCAACTTTTGTTGCGCGCGATCTGGTTAACGAGCCACTGTCGTTTCTTACGGCAAGCCAGTTCTCAAAAGAAATTGAAAAGCTGAGTGTCGAAGCCGGCTTTTCACTGGAAGTTTTTCACAAGAAAAAAATTGAAGCGCTGAAAATGGGCGGGCTACTTGCCGTAAACAAAGGCAGTATCGATCCGCCAACCTTTAATATACTGGAATGGAAACCCGAAAATGCAACCAATAAACAAGCCATTGTTTTAGTCGGGAAAGGCGTGGTTTACGACACTGGAGGCTTAAGCCTGAAACCAACCCCGAATTCGATGGATTACATGAAGTCGGACATGGGTGGAGCCGCCGGAATTGTGGCAGCCATATACGCCGCTGCCCTCAATAAACTTCCCTTGCATATTGTTGGCCTGGTTCCGGCAACCGATAACCGCCCCGATGGAAATGCCTATGTGCCGGGCGATATCATAAAAATGTTTGACGGAACCACAGTGGAAATCAAAAACACCGATGCAGAAGGCAGGCTAATTCTGGCCGACGCATTAAGCTATGCAAAAAAATACCAGCCACAACTGGTAATTGATTGCGCTACTTTAACCGGATCGGCCGATATTATTGCCGGGCCACACGCCGCGGTGGTTATGGGCAATACCGCCGAAAAGGTGGAACAATTAAAAAAATCGGGATTTAACATCTACGAACGCCTGATAGAAGTTCCACTTTGGGAGGAATACGGCGCGCCCTTAAAATCGCCAATTGCAGACCTTAATAACCTTGGCACGCGTGAAGGACAAACAACTATAGCCGGAAAATTTCTGGAACATTTCACCGATTACAACTGGATACATGTTGATATGGCCGGACCCGCTTTCAGGAAAGAGAAGGATGCATACCGACCTGCCGGAGGAACAGGTTTTGGTACGCGATTACTTTATGATTTTCTGAAATTACAAACACAATAA